In the Bacillus sp. FJAT-42376 genome, CCTGCTGCGGCCACTTACAAGACTGGCGCTTACTCCACTCCAGTGGACCATAAAAAAAGAGAAGGAACGATTGTCCTTCCCTTTTTTCTTCAATTTAGATGACGCTTGCGTGTCCTTTGTAAATCGCACCGCGTGTTCCATCTACTGTAATTTCCATGCCGTCTTCAAGAATGGAAGCAGCGTTTTCAACGCCTACAATCACAGGAATGCCCAAGCTTAGCCCCACAACGGCTGCATGGCTTGTCAGTCCGCCTTCTTCTGCAATAAGAGCAGAAGCTTTGTTTAATGCATCCATCATATCACGGTCAGTTCCTCTTGTTACAAGAATGGCGCCTTCTGTCATTTTTGCAGAAGCTTCCTCTGCATTATTGGCAATTACCACTTTTCCAAATGCAGATTTACGGCCGATTCCCTGACCCTTCGCAAGAATGTCGCCTACAATATAAACCTTCATTAGGTTCGTAGTCCCGGCTTCTCCAATCGGAACACCAGCAGTGATGACGATTAGGTCTCCGTGTTTTACAATGCCTGTCTGAATAGACTCTTGTACCGCGTTTTCCAGCATTTCATCAGTAGAGCCTGCTTTTGTGCCGGTTTTAGAGAAAACACCCCATACAAGTGCAAGTTTTCTCGATACAGAATCACATGAAGTAACGGCAACAATCGGTGCCTGCGGACGGTATTTCGAAATCATTCTGGCGGTATGTCCGCTCTCAGTCGGTGTAACAACGGCACTGACATTCAAGTTCAACGCAGTATGCGCCACTGATTGGCCAATTGCATCTGTAATCGTCATTCCCGTTTGCTCACGGCGCTTTGAAAGCGTTCCTTTATAATCAAGTGCTGTTTCAGCTCTCGATGCAATGTTATGCATCGTTTGAACGGCTTCAACCGGATATTGTCCTGCAGCCGTTTCACCTGAAAGCATGATAGCATCTGTGCCATCAAAGATTGCATTTGCCACGTCACTTGCTTCCGCACGTGTAGGACGCGGATTGCGCTGCATGCTGTCAAGCATTTGAGTAGCTGTGATAACCGGCTTGCCAAGCGCGTTGCATTTTTTGATCAGATCCTTTTGAACAAGAGGAACTTCTTCAGCAGGGATTTCTACACCTAGATCTCCCCGTGCAACCATCAGTCCATCTGATACTTCAAGGATTTCGTCAATGTTGTCGACGCCTTCCTGATTCTCGATTTTAGGAATGATTTGAATGTCTGTTGCTTTATGCTCTTCAAGCAGTTCACGGATTTCAAGCACATCAGATGCACGGCGTACGAAAGAGGCAGCAATGAAATCTACGCCCTGTTCGATACCGAAAACGATATCCTTTGCATCTTTTTCTGTAATACCAGGAAGATTAACGCTAACCCCTGGAACGTTAACGCCTTTTTTATTTTTCAGCGTTCCGCTGTTCATAATTTTCGTTCTGATTTCACCGGCCGATTTGTTCACATCAATTACTTCCAAGCCGATCAATCCATCATCAAGAAGAATGGTCGATCCGGGATGCACATCATCCACAAGACCCTCATAGGAAATCGAAAATTTCTCAGTGGTTCCTGTTACTTCTTTCATTGAAACAATAATTTCTTTGCCAGTCTCAAGCTCAATCGCGCCATCCTGCATAGAATGGGTGCGGATTTCAGGACCTTTTGTATCCAGAAGAATTGCCACTGTCTTACCTGTAAGTCTGGATGCTTCGCGGATATTTTTAATACGGTTTCCGTGCTCTTCAAAATCACCGTGTGAAAAGTTCAGACGGGAAACATTCATTCCGGCATTCATCAGATCAGTAAGCTTTTCAACGGACTCACTTGCAGGGCCAATTGTACAAACTATTTTTGTTTTACGCATTCAGATAATTCCTCCTAGTTCTATTATGGAAACGATACCAAAACGGCTGCATTAAATAGATAATTCCTGAGAAAGCTGATACAATTTCGGATCAACGGTATGCTTCGTTTCAAGGATTTCAATGATGTCGTGATCAACAAGTTTGTTGTTCTGGATTCCTACACATCGTCCGCCTTTTCCTTCAAGCAAAAGCTCAACAGCATAAGCACCTAAACGGCTTGCGAGCACCCGGTCTGCAGCAGTAGGCGAGCCCCCGCGCTGAATATGTCCAAGAACGGAAACCCTCGTCTCAAATTGCGTAGCTTCTTCAATCTTTTTGCCGAATTCCACTCCGCTTCCAACACCTTCAGCCACAATAATAATACTGTGCTTTTTGCCGCGCTCATGGCCCCTTTTCAATCGGGCAACCACATCATCCATATCATGGTCCGCTTCTGGAATCAGAATGGTTTCTGCTCCTCCTGCAAGACCGGACCATAGAGCGATATCCCCGGCATGCCGGCCCATTACTTCAATAACATACGTGCGTTCATGGGATGTGGCTGTATCGCGGATTTTATCAATCGCATCGATTACTGTATTCAAGGCCGTATCAAATCCAATGGTCAAGTCCGTTCCAGGAATATCATTGTCAATTGTTCCGGGAACACCCACACATGGGAAACCCATTTCAGTAAGTTTCTTTGCGCCCATATAAGAACCGTCTCCGCCTATAACAACAAGGCCTTCGATTCCATATTTTTTTAACTGTTCAATCCCTTTTTCCCGTCCTTCAACTGTTTTAAATTCAGGACAGCGGGCTGTATACAGCTTCGTACCTCCGCGGTGGATGATATCTCCTACAGAGCCAAGTTCTAATTTCTCAATATTTCCGGCAATCAATCCGGAATAACCATGATAGATGCCAAATACCTCAACGTCATGGTAGATCGCTTTACGGACAACAGCGCGTACCGCTGCATTCATCCCTGGGGAATCTCCTCCGCTTGTCAAAACGCCGATTCTTTTCAATTTCCTCACCCCAATAGGTAATATGTATGTGTTTTAAAGATAACATGTAGAATTTGTAAGGACAAACCTTAATCGACTTTTGTCGAAATTTCTCCATGTCCAGCTAACCGTATTCATTATACAATACTTTTTTCCAGAAAGAAAAACTTTGTTGGATATTTTCAAAACCTTATTTTAACAGTTTTCCTGAAAGCAGAAGAGGCTGTCCAAAAGATCCCTTCCCATATGCGGGCGGGCTGTTCTTGCAGATTTCCACTCCATGCTGCCTGGGACGGAGGTAAAACTTTTTCACGCCTTCGGGACGGGGAGTCTCCACCTGCCCGCTTTCCTAAGCCGGATCCGCCTTCCCAGCCTGACCCACTGCTTTGAAGCAAACCATTTTCACAAAGAAAATCCCCGTTATGCTTACCGGGGGTTTTCCATTTTATTATTTTCTCTGAAGAAGAACCTTTTTAGACAGATGTTCCTTAATGCATACCAAGCATTTCTTCCGCAAATGAAACTTCGCCGATTGATTTATACTTTTCGTAGCGGTGCTCGATGAGACGGTTTTTATCCATTTTAGATAATGCGGCCATCGATTTGACAAGCTGCTGCTCGATAAAAAGAGCCTGTTCGTTTACATCTCTGTGAGCCCCGCCTTTTACTTCGCTGATGATTTCGTCTACAACACCAAGTTCTTTTAAGTCCGGTGCCGTAATTTTCATGGACTCCGCTGCCCTTTTGGCCTGACTCGAGTCCTTCCAGAGAAGGGCTGCTGCGCCTTCTGGAGAGATCACGGAGTATGTTGAATTTTCAAGCATGAGCAAATGGTTGCCCACTCCAATACCAAGGGCTCCTCCGCTCCCTCCTTCACCGATAACAACACAGATTACCGGAACCGACAGGCCGGCCATTTCAAACAAATTCTTCGCAATGGCTTCACTTTGGCCACGTTCTTCGGCTGCTTTTCCCGGATAGGCACCTTTCGTATCAATAAAAGTAATGATCGGACGTCCAAATTTATCGGCCTGCTTCATCAATCTGAGCGCTTTTCTATAGCCTTCAGGATGCGGAGATCCGAAGTTTCGGCGGATATTCTCTTTCGTATCCTTTCCCCGCTGATGGCCGATAACAGTTACCGGAGTCCCTTTAAATTTTGCAATTCCTCCAATTATCGCTTCATCATCACCGAAATAGCGGTCTCCGTGGCATTCAAAGAAGTCCGTAAAAAGAATTTCGACGTAGTCCATCGTAGTCGGTCTTTTCGGATGCCTTGCGATCTGCACCCTGTCCCATGGGCTAATATTTGAATAGATATCTTTTTCCAGCTTCTCCAGACGGTTTTCAAGCCTCTCAATTTCTGCCGAGAGGTCAACATCAGCCGTTGCCGTAAAATCCTTCAGTTCCGCTATCTTTTTTTTCAGTTCCAAGACGGGTTTTTCGAACTCAAGCTCTCCAACCATTATTGCCTGCCTCCTTGATGAAGATCCAAAATTCTGGCGAGCGTTTCTTTAAGCTGAAGACGGGAAACAACGGAATCCAGCTGGCCGTGTTTCAGTAAAAATTCTGCTGTCTGAAAGTCTTCAGGAAGCTCTTCACGAATCGTTTGCTCAATGATTCTTCTTCCAGCAAATCCAATAAGCGCACCAGGTTCCGCCAGATTATAATCACCCAGTGAAGCGAAGCTTGCAGACACTCCTCCAGTAGTGGGATGGGTCATCACAGAGATAGCAAGTCCCCCTTCATTGCTGAACAACTTAAGGGCAGAGCTCGTTTTAGCCATCTGCATAAGGCTTAATACACCCTCTTGCATTCTTGCACCGCCGGAAGCTGTAAAAATAATGAATGGCAATTTTTTCTCTTTCGCCTGCTCCACAGCCCGTGTAATTTTTTCGCCTACTACTGAACCCATGCTCCCCATCCTGAAGCTCGCATCCATTACTGCTACAACCGTACGCAGTCCGTCAATTGTACCTTCTCCCGTAACAACTGCTTCATTTTGAGAGGTCTTTTTGCGGTCTTTTTCCAGCTTTTCCTGATAGTCAGGAAAATGGAGAGGATTCTCCGAAATCATATCCGCGTCATATTCTTTAAAAGACTGTTCATCAAACAGGCTTTTAATTCTTTCTTTCGCATTCATTTGAATGTGGTATTCACAGTTCACGCATACCTTAAGATTTTTATTTAATTCTTTAGTCAAAAGAATTTTTTTACAGTTCGGACACTTTGTCATAATACCTTCAGGAACATCCTGCCTTGTCTGTTCAGAAGGAATAGAAGCATATTTCTTTTTCTTTGAAAAAAGATCCTTAAGCAATCTGAGTACCTCCCTAACGAGTCTTTCTTTAATTCTTTAGCTCTGAAACTTGGCTGTTGATTCCCGTTACAGGCGCTTTTCTTTCCTTCGGCGGGCGGTGAGACTCCCCGCCGCTTTGCGCCTGCGGTGTCTCACCTGTTCCGCAGCTCCCAGCTCGGAGCCTCGCGCCTTTCACTTCAATCAATTGGTGTTAAAAATCAGCATCAGGCTTGAACAGAGCCAATTCTTTATAAGAGCATCAAGTATTTATAAGTTACTTTATCGAAAATGATATGCATAATATGTAAAACGGTGTCAGCTGGAGATAATTTTGTACTTGCTGATGCGATCATATGCCTGAAGAACCAGACTTTTATTATTGAGGACAAGTCCTGACATCAGCTCTTCGTATACCGGAACGGGAGGTTCCTGAAAATCGCTCCCTGCCTTCAGGTAGTCAGCAAGAACCGACCATGTCCGGAAAAGCAGGTGATTCCCCGCCATATGAATCAGTTTGCCCATCAGCTCCTGAGGACTATCAATTCCTTTTCTGAAATCCCGTTCAAGCTGAACAAGCTTCTTTTCGTCAGAGGATTGAAGAATTTTTAACAAAGCATGTTTTTCAATTAACTCGCTCATTTCCAGAATATCTTCAACCGCCTTTGAATCTTCCAGAACAAAAAGCCCGAGAACATTTACGAGATGATTTTCCTTAAAATCCTTAATAAAGGTTCCTTCTCCTCTTCTTGTCTCAATCATGCCAAGAAGCTCCAGCGCCCTCAACGCCTCACGGACAGAAGAGCGGCCGACGTTCAACCGGTCGGCCAGCTCTCTTTCAGATGGAATTTTATCTCCCGGCAACAGGCCGTCCTTCTTTATAATCAGCCGGATCTGCTGAAGTGTCGCTTCATAGACTCTTGACTTTGGACCTTGCATGCCATTCACCGTACTCAATTTTCGCCGATAATCGCAAGCTGTCTCGTTTTTTCAGCTACTTCTTCAGGTGATACTTTTATTCTGGCAACTCCTGTTTCCATCGCAGCCTTCGCTACTGCTGCTGCCACTGCAGGCGCAACACGAGGATCAAAAGGTGCCGGAATCACGTAATCCGGACGAATTTCATTTTCATTTATCAGTCCGGCAATGGCTTCGACTGCCGCCATTTTCATCTGTTCATTGATATGAGTAGCTCTTACATCCAAAGCCCCCCTGAATATTCCAGGGAATGCCAGCACGTTGTTGACTTGATTCGGGAAATCCGAACGCCCTGTGCCGATGACCATAGCCCCGGCTTCCCGCGCATCTTCCGGCATAATCTCCGGCACCGGATTGGCCATTGCAAAAATAATTGGATTTTCTTTCATGCTCTGCACCATTTCTTTTGAAAGAGCTCCTTCAACTGAAACACCAATAAAGACATCTGCATCCGTCATTACATCAGCAAGGGAACCGGCTGCTTTTTCACGATTCGTGAATTTGGCGACCTGATCCTTCACTTCGTTCATGCCGGCTGTCCGGCCTTCATAGATGGCTCCTTTGGAATCACACATAATGATATCCCGCACACCATAGCGGTATAATAGTTTAATAATCGCAATTCCGGCAGCTCCTGCCCCGTTTGCAACGACTTTAATGGAAGACATTTTCTTCCCGGCAAGCTTCAGTGCATTTAAAAGGCCGGCAGCTGTCACAATAGCTGTACCATGCTGATCATCATGGAATATTGGAATATTCGTTTCCTTTTTCAGCCTTTCTTCTATGACAAAACAATTAGGAGCCGCGATATCCTCGAGGTTCACTCCCCCAAAAGTCGGCTCGAGAAGCTTGACGGTCTCCACGATTCGATCAATGTCTGTTGTGTTAAGACAAATAGGGAACGCATCCACTCCGGCAAAGCTTTTAAAAAGAACAGCTTTTCCTTCCATGACTGGGAGAGCTGCCTCCGGTCCGATGTTCCCAAGGCCAAGTACCGCAGTCCCGTCTGAAACAACCGCTACCATGTTGCCTTTCATTGTATAGTCATACACCTTATTTTTATCATCATAGATGGCTTTGCACGGCTCAGCAACACCAGGAGAATAGGCAAGACTTAAGTCCTTTGCATTTCTGACCGGCACTTTTGATTTTGATTCAAGTTTCCCTTTGTTAACGCGGTGCATATGCAGCGCTTCTTCACGTAAAGACAATACACTCACTCCTCATTAAAATCCTATCGAGTGGTCTGACCACCTATGTAATATAAAAACTATAACATACGGGAGGGAGGCAGACAAAAATTTTTTATTTAACCTTTTAGGATTTTTTCAGAACGACATGATCAGCACCGAGCAGATCTTTCAGCTCCCGTATGCACTGTTCTGAAGAGGAAGCCGTTTTATAATCATGTAATTGTATCGTTTTTTTATCTTCCGGGTAGTACAGATAAACAGGTGAATGGCCTTTATTCCGATTTAAAATGGCTTTCAGCTGTGACATCCGCTCAGGATTGCGGT is a window encoding:
- the pyk gene encoding pyruvate kinase, whose amino-acid sequence is MRKTKIVCTIGPASESVEKLTDLMNAGMNVSRLNFSHGDFEEHGNRIKNIREASRLTGKTVAILLDTKGPEIRTHSMQDGAIELETGKEIIVSMKEVTGTTEKFSISYEGLVDDVHPGSTILLDDGLIGLEVIDVNKSAGEIRTKIMNSGTLKNKKGVNVPGVSVNLPGITEKDAKDIVFGIEQGVDFIAASFVRRASDVLEIRELLEEHKATDIQIIPKIENQEGVDNIDEILEVSDGLMVARGDLGVEIPAEEVPLVQKDLIKKCNALGKPVITATQMLDSMQRNPRPTRAEASDVANAIFDGTDAIMLSGETAAGQYPVEAVQTMHNIASRAETALDYKGTLSKRREQTGMTITDAIGQSVAHTALNLNVSAVVTPTESGHTARMISKYRPQAPIVAVTSCDSVSRKLALVWGVFSKTGTKAGSTDEMLENAVQESIQTGIVKHGDLIVITAGVPIGEAGTTNLMKVYIVGDILAKGQGIGRKSAFGKVVIANNAEEASAKMTEGAILVTRGTDRDMMDALNKASALIAEEGGLTSHAAVVGLSLGIPVIVGVENAASILEDGMEITVDGTRGAIYKGHASVI
- the accD gene encoding acetyl-CoA carboxylase, carboxyltransferase subunit beta, which translates into the protein MLKDLFSKKKKYASIPSEQTRQDVPEGIMTKCPNCKKILLTKELNKNLKVCVNCEYHIQMNAKERIKSLFDEQSFKEYDADMISENPLHFPDYQEKLEKDRKKTSQNEAVVTGEGTIDGLRTVVAVMDASFRMGSMGSVVGEKITRAVEQAKEKKLPFIIFTASGGARMQEGVLSLMQMAKTSSALKLFSNEGGLAISVMTHPTTGGVSASFASLGDYNLAEPGALIGFAGRRIIEQTIREELPEDFQTAEFLLKHGQLDSVVSRLQLKETLARILDLHQGGRQ
- the pfkA gene encoding 6-phosphofructokinase is translated as MKRIGVLTSGGDSPGMNAAVRAVVRKAIYHDVEVFGIYHGYSGLIAGNIEKLELGSVGDIIHRGGTKLYTARCPEFKTVEGREKGIEQLKKYGIEGLVVIGGDGSYMGAKKLTEMGFPCVGVPGTIDNDIPGTDLTIGFDTALNTVIDAIDKIRDTATSHERTYVIEVMGRHAGDIALWSGLAGGAETILIPEADHDMDDVVARLKRGHERGKKHSIIIVAEGVGSGVEFGKKIEEATQFETRVSVLGHIQRGGSPTAADRVLASRLGAYAVELLLEGKGGRCVGIQNNKLVDHDIIEILETKHTVDPKLYQLSQELSI
- a CDS encoding GntR family transcriptional regulator, with product MQGPKSRVYEATLQQIRLIIKKDGLLPGDKIPSERELADRLNVGRSSVREALRALELLGMIETRRGEGTFIKDFKENHLVNVLGLFVLEDSKAVEDILEMSELIEKHALLKILQSSDEKKLVQLERDFRKGIDSPQELMGKLIHMAGNHLLFRTWSVLADYLKAGSDFQEPPVPVYEELMSGLVLNNKSLVLQAYDRISKYKIISS
- a CDS encoding malic enzyme-like NAD(P)-binding protein translates to MSLREEALHMHRVNKGKLESKSKVPVRNAKDLSLAYSPGVAEPCKAIYDDKNKVYDYTMKGNMVAVVSDGTAVLGLGNIGPEAALPVMEGKAVLFKSFAGVDAFPICLNTTDIDRIVETVKLLEPTFGGVNLEDIAAPNCFVIEERLKKETNIPIFHDDQHGTAIVTAAGLLNALKLAGKKMSSIKVVANGAGAAGIAIIKLLYRYGVRDIIMCDSKGAIYEGRTAGMNEVKDQVAKFTNREKAAGSLADVMTDADVFIGVSVEGALSKEMVQSMKENPIIFAMANPVPEIMPEDAREAGAMVIGTGRSDFPNQVNNVLAFPGIFRGALDVRATHINEQMKMAAVEAIAGLINENEIRPDYVIPAPFDPRVAPAVAAAVAKAAMETGVARIKVSPEEVAEKTRQLAIIGEN
- the accA gene encoding acetyl-CoA carboxylase carboxyl transferase subunit alpha, which encodes MVGELEFEKPVLELKKKIAELKDFTATADVDLSAEIERLENRLEKLEKDIYSNISPWDRVQIARHPKRPTTMDYVEILFTDFFECHGDRYFGDDEAIIGGIAKFKGTPVTVIGHQRGKDTKENIRRNFGSPHPEGYRKALRLMKQADKFGRPIITFIDTKGAYPGKAAEERGQSEAIAKNLFEMAGLSVPVICVVIGEGGSGGALGIGVGNHLLMLENSTYSVISPEGAAALLWKDSSQAKRAAESMKITAPDLKELGVVDEIISEVKGGAHRDVNEQALFIEQQLVKSMAALSKMDKNRLIEHRYEKYKSIGEVSFAEEMLGMH